The following coding sequences lie in one Spinacia oleracea cultivar Varoflay chromosome 1, BTI_SOV_V1, whole genome shotgun sequence genomic window:
- the LOC110803373 gene encoding uncharacterized protein — MEPKVLHFENPETDDETLIKELQAMVQADLDDATQLLNGEIRANTNISNRTNHVLTKIDTYFWAGEMVNTWWPDLVSNAVYLFVQKGTLPQGIKWGFSLATGTESTDRKWVAAFDVLARKAYCECGPIGPVDWNVVEDRMGKSGSISEYVDPIFGGSIKVQFYEGQYGVIPHASLQ, encoded by the exons ATGGAACCAAAGGTGTTGCATTTCGAGAACCCAGAAACTGATGATGAGACACTGATTAAAGAGTTGCAAGCTATGGTTCAGGCCGATTTGGATGATGCAACTCAATTACTAAACGGAGAAATAAGAGCCAACACCAATATCAGCAACCGTACCAACCACGTGCTCACAAAGATTGACACTTATTTTTGGGCTGGAGAAATGGTTAATACGTGGTGGCCTGATTTGGTTTCAAACGCAGTTTACCTATTTGTCCAGAAAGGTACTCTCCCTCAAGGAATCAAGTGGGGTTTTTCCTTAGCTACTGGTACCGAATCCACTGATCGTAAATGGGTTGCGGCTTTTGATGTGCTTGCCAGAAAG GCTTACTGTGAATGCGGACCCATCGGTCCAGTGGACTGGAATGTAGTTGAAGATAGAATGGGTAAGTCTGGGAGCATCAGCGAGTATGTTGACCCTATTTTTGGAGGAAGTATCAAAGTTCAGTTCTATGAGGGACAATATGGTGTCATACCACACGCATCTCTCCAATAG